The genome window GTCGGCGGCAGGGACCGGATCCCGCAGGCGACGATCGAGCTCCTCGAGTTCCGCCTCGCCCGCTGATCCGGTTCGCTGCGCGACAGCACGGCGCCTGCCTCCTTGCCCGCTTTCCCACCCGGGTGTAGGTTCCGCCCCCTTTGCAGGGGGAGGGAGGCGGCGTGGTTGCGACCGAGATCCGGGTCATCTACGGCGACACCGATCGCATGGGTGTCGTCTACTACGCCAACTACCTCCGCTACTTCGAAGCGGGTCGGAACGAATACCTGCGTGCAGCCGGTGCCCGCTACCGCGACGTCGAGGCCGAGTGCGGCGTGATGTTCCCGGTGGTGGAGGCCAACGTCCGCTACAAGCACCCGGCGCGCTACGACGACCACGTCCGCGTCGAGACCCGGATCACCGAGCTCAAGCGCGCCTCGCTGCGCTTCGAGTACCGGGTGGTCCGCGTCGAGGACGAGCGGCTGCTGGTGGAGGGCCATACGGTCCACGCCTGCATCGATCGCGATCACAAGCCGACGAAGCTCCCGGAACGGATCGTGGGGCTTCTGCGCGCTGGCGAGAACTTGCCCGGCTGAGCTGCCGTGGCCACCTTCCGCCCGCTATGGGGTGGACATCCCTTCCCGGTGGGGCGGGGGTGGAGCTTGAGGAGGGATGAAAGATGGATCGGAACCTGGCACTCGAGGTGGTGCGCGTCACCGAGGCAGCGGCGCTCTCCAGCGCCCGTCTGATGGGCCGCGGCGACGAGAAGGCCTGTGATCAGGCTGCTGTCGATGCGATGCGCAAGGCATTCGACGCCGTCCGCGTCCGCGGCACCGTGGTGATCGGGGAGGGCGAGCGCGACGAGG of Vulgatibacter sp. contains these proteins:
- a CDS encoding acyl-CoA thioesterase, encoding MVATEIRVIYGDTDRMGVVYYANYLRYFEAGRNEYLRAAGARYRDVEAECGVMFPVVEANVRYKHPARYDDHVRVETRITELKRASLRFEYRVVRVEDERLLVEGHTVHACIDRDHKPTKLPERIVGLLRAGENLPG